In a genomic window of Onychostoma macrolepis isolate SWU-2019 chromosome 08, ASM1243209v1, whole genome shotgun sequence:
- the spag17 gene encoding sperm-associated antigen 17 isoform X8 gives MPPKRNKSATPSGVTPTGPAAAYKNWETALTSAVFEENDWRASLSMVQAERAEDEQLISALLQAVQQPLRKLFSVLSWEDTLEKINELGNPKTRKTKDVPMFCEVTEVAKSIMDVGEEITVDLMAKLIKFQLLTIKNNDIARRAAEQKAIEDNAHAKARLNSAGKDQGGKGGAKGKKAAEPPAPTKDTNLKRRGEEENIIKYIDDEPDDGPQHYILIVGFCQPHLIYALDSLGIHVANIIKLGLEREDQSEAPEETVVEENHHSTEDQEVDTLKQKRQGELDVFWKQLDQVLNSGNMGSRLGDVARLNYSVKIHLLPQDKSNTEAMLAFGAAIFERVACLVYDSLDWRRQYSHYLSCMRLIQVPEACRSIQQSRPQSSTEVLQTPRKKVVSEEDPAELESPVLSTEVDMRYYCDLLDRIPTEITSVPLILHCMLEQVLASEQEGSVDSQEHFNKTDQDLISYMLSSVLSLPQDEEDKKQDFMEDLDMQKSPKNTDLKHPLLLNHHDERARRLHQLPVLDGFDVIKIEADIMKQSHVWTNLMSRHTESAINRLTRSQELLHFCTDKSMSWSELQRLLQLFVFESMPLTTVDENGCIKGSPSDPPNPTPWDNPVEFTKHLYWSNRRIPGSAKSSAGNDEQTQSHEVTVPDLQKSLIRQLGHWNFVEKHSAHVFPQVLQSAWETYRCVDTFYCSRDNAIYVICHNPMSPQSSCKEFWDASLHTDVGFRNYLEYVADSISEWTRQEEEKWQMEQEKKEAERTPIQTPSETDRKRDSPISDTLEPYIREDSLKAWKIEQERLKEEEQSKKTKKEKGGKATPKVGERIDSVKENKKTPLSSRKSRDNMSKTPSSATLPRDKTRDILETPQEPANEMRTNVFTGYNLNGKLVQIAGKVQTLYPCDGGQIDVESFHFTQGLTEVKVCVNKDGHHFYTHISERKKEDKLKDFDMFSKQAADGVKPDCETEKFGSFHAVLANGIQLSCSQSKTNKTRGQTLQPPVPNAICTDQQLQEQCVSEVPEVHCEPRDDSALPLFLNLHVSLPNGLILYFDCEDSADGDSCVRSLLLRQRFYNAGSRSDLTSDFSIHTEVSRVITGRGTVIKHKTDGSTEVLFADGTVSTSPDSGPVCVLVPRTLLKEEDPIKEMTVDTKDKKGKADSKVNTEDEQQKSTENEKTKYYLEINGGSWTTTTPSGFRVASVAGKEVKVQPILAYHATDPFSGTAVVTREDKVLSVLKKDGTVIVDHADGTRVTTFYKQGELQQHLSSGEKLVWVEKAEFATVIMDYEGRACDVIFGDGTSISATAHGSYQIYPHGGGVLHIDKEGGTVYTSHQSQEQSERNPLGQYVMNHRADILCHVTDPEGNHFQVNADGQVTITANVSETKEPEPEAELQQNAGFKTHPPRLFVVHEDCSASELLRAQDVEDLLQKAYCDSSIAVLTDPLPDSQQSFGNTLLRPCPDVNSHWLSSKQDNDNIPTHLKSRKWESFPASEKKTPGPPFGTTLGCSLELKEKPPKSSSIRIHPVLECPDVLLVHQMTQHPPVTEALRRNLQDKVKAYLEQLLQRENQWEKMELKDPRTAEEKVHQNDLLQLVLSLSDAVDPPVAMEIRPLSADVASLYTQAVRVAPHPHELQEKREEKVTKCVNKKKQKSLWENRINQHRQELQEQRRHRNTLRQNIVTPYFHPELKEMSLFTDEASTTV, from the exons ATGCCGCCCAAACGGAATAAAAGTGCTACTCCATCTGGGGTAACTCCAACTGGGCCAGCTGCTGCTTATAAAAACTGGGAAACAGCTCTTACTTCTGCTGTATTTGAAGAG AATGACTGGAGGGCCAGTCTGTCTATGGTGCAGGCAGAAAGAGCAGAAGACGAACAGCTCATCAGCGCCCTCCTGCAGGCGGTCCAGCAGCCCCTGCGCAAGCTCTTCAGTGTGCTGTCCTGGGAGGACACTCTGGAAAAG ATCAATGAACTGGGAAACCCAAAGACCAGAAAGACCAAAGATGTTCCCATGTTTTGTGAG GTGACTGAAGTTGCAAAGTCTATAATGGATGTTGGAGAGGAAATTACTGTGGACCTGATGGCAAAATTAATAAAGTTTCAGCTTCTGACCATCAAAAACAATGACATTGCAAGGAGGGCTGCTGAGCAGAAA GCTATCGAGGATAATGCACATGCTAAAGCAAGACTGAATTCTGCCGGCAAGGACCAGGGGGGTAAAGGAGGAGCAAAGGGGAAGAAAGCTGCTGAGCCTCCAGCTCCAACCAAAGACACCAATCTCAAACGCAGAGGGGAAGAggaaaatataatcaaatacaTAG ATGATGAGCCTGATGACGGGCCGCAGCACTACATTCTGATTGTGGGGTTCTGCCAGCCTCATTTAATCTATGCATTGGACTCTCTGGGTATCCACGTGGCCAATATCATTAAACTGGGCTTAGAGAGAGAAGACCAATCAGAGGCTCCAGAGGAAACAGTGGTAGAGGAGAATCACCACTCAACTGAAGATCAAG AAGTTGATACTCTGAAACAAAAGCGGCAGGGGGAGCTAGATGTGTTCTGGAAGCAGCTGGATCAAGTGTTGAACAGTGGGAATATGGGATCCAGACTCGGTGATGTGGCCAGGTTGAACTATAGTGTGAAGATCCATTTGCTGCCCCAGGACAAAAGCAACACTGAAGCAATG CTGGCGTTTGGAGCTGCTATATTTGAGAGGGTGGCATGTCTGGTATATGACAGCCTGGACTGGAGGAGACAGTACAGCCATTATCTCAGCTGTATGAGGTTGATCCAGGTGCCAGAGGCCTGCAGATCCATCCAGCAGTCCCGACCTCAGAGCTCCACTGAG GTTTTACAAACCCCAAGGAAGAAAGTAGTTTCAGAGGAAGACCCTG CAGAGCTAGAGTCTCCTGTTCTGAGCACAGAGGTGGATATGAGATACTACTGTGACTTACTGGACAGGATTCCTACAGAAATCACATCTGTGCCTCTTATACTGCATTGCATGCTGGAGCAG GTGTTGGCTTCAGAACAGGAAGGATCCGTTGATTCACAAGAGCACTTTAATAAAACCGATCAAGATCTAATCAGTTATATGCTCTCATCTGTGCTGAGTCTGCCACAGGATGAAGAAGACAAGAAG CAGGATTTCATGGAGGATCTTGATATGCAGAAAAGCCCAAAGAATACTGATCTGAAACACCCTCTCCTGCTCAATCACCATGATGAGAGAGCGAGGAGACTCCATCAGCTTCCT GTCCTAGATGGTTTTGATGTCATCAAAATTGAAGCAGACATCATGAAGCAAAGCCATGTGTGGACCAACCTGATGTCCAGACACACTGAGAGCGCCATCAATAGACTGACCAGATCACAGGAGCTACTGCATTTCTGCACTGACA AATCAATGAGCTGGTCGGAGCTACAGAGGCTTCTCCAGCTGTTTGTGTTTGAGAGCATGCCGTTGACTACAGTGGATGAGAACGGCTGTATTAAAGGATCTCCATCAGATCCTCCAAACCCCACACCATGGGACAACCCTGTTGAATTCACCAAACACCTGTACTGGAGCAACAGAAGGATACCAG GATCAGCAAAAAGCAGTGCTGGGAATGACGAACAAACG CAGAGTCATGAAGTAACTGTACCAGATCTCCAGAAGTCATTGATTCGTCAGTTGGGACACTGGAACTTTGTAGAGAAGCACAGTGCTCATGTTTTCCCGCAG GTCCTTCAGTCTGCGTGGGAGACTTATAGATGTGTGGACACATTTTACTGTAGCAGAGACAATGCAATATATGTCATCTGCCACAATCCCATGAGCCCTCAGAGTAGTTGCAAAGAATTCTGGGATGCATCACTTCACACAGATGTAGGCTTCAG AAACTACTTGGAATATGTGGCAGACTCAATCAGTGAATGGACCAGGCAGGAAGAAGAAAAATGGCAAATGGAGCAGGAGAAGAAAGAGGCTGAAAGAACTCCCATTCAAACCCCTTCAGAGACTGACAGGAAGAGAG ACTCCCCAATCTCAGACACATTAGAACCGTATATAAGAGAGGACTCTCTCAAA GCATGGAAGATCGAGCAGGAAAGATTAAAGGAGGAGGAACAATCCAAAAAGACTAAGAAAGAAAAAGGAGGAAAAGCAACACCGAAAGTAGGAGAGAGAATAGACTCAGTAAAGGAAAACAAGAAGACTCCGCTATCCTCAAGAAAGAGTAGAGACAACATGTCAAAAACACCCAGCTCAGCTACACTGCCTAGAGACAAGACCAGAGACATTCTAGAGACGCCTCAAGAACCAGCAAATGAGATGAGAACAAAt GTTTTCACAGGATacaatttaaatggaaaactgGTACAGATTGCTGGCAAAGTTCAGACTCTCTATCCCTGTGATGGAGGACAAATTGATGTGGAGAGTTTTCACTTCACACAAG GGCTGACAGAAGTGAAAGTATGTGTAAACAAGGATGGCCATCACTTCTACACACACAtttcagagagaaaaaaagaggacaAACTAAAGGATTTTGACATGTTCAGTAAACAAG CTGCTGATGGAGTCAAACCAGACTGTGAGACCGAGAAATTTGGCTCTTTTCATGCTGTACTGGCCAATGGCATTCAGCTCTCCTGCAGTCAGAGCAAAACGAATAAAACAAGAGGTCAAACTCTCCAACCCCCTGTGCCCAATGCCATCTGTACAGACCAGCAACTACAGGAACAG TGTGTTTCTGAGGTGCCTGAGGTACACTGTGAGCCCAGAGACGATTCTGCTCTTCCACTGTTCCTCAATCTGCATGTATCTCTTCCCAATGGACTCATCCTGTACTTTGATTGTGAGGACTCAGCAG ATGGGGACTCTTGTGTCCGATCCCTGCTGCTACGACAGAGATTTTATAATGCAGGGTCTAGATCAGATCTGACCTCAGACTTCAGCATACACACTGAGGTCTCCAGGGTCATCACCGGCAGAGGGACTGTCATCAAACACAAGACAGATGGATCTACTGAG gtccTATTTGCAGATGGTACAGTCAGTACGAGTCCAGACTCTGGACCAGTGTGTGTGCTGGTTCCACGTACACTCCTAAAGGAGGAAGATCCTATTAAAGAGATGACAGTGGACACTAAAGACAAGAAAG GCAAGGCTGATTCTAAGGTAAATACAGAGGATGAGCAACAAAAGTccacagaaaatgaaaaaacaaaatactaTCTCGAGATTAACGGGGGCTCTTGGACCACCACAACCCCCTCTGGCTTCAGAGTCGCCTCTGTGGCTGGAAAGGAAGTTAAAGTGCAGCCGATACTGGCCTATCATGCTACAGACCCCTTCAGTGGGACA GCTGTGGTCACAAGAGAGGACAAAGTGCTGTCTGTGCTGAAGAAAGATGGAACGGTGATTGTGGATCATGCTGATGGGACGCGTGTTACCACCTTCTACAAGCAGGGGGAGCTACAACAACATCTAAGCTCAG GAGAGAAACTTGTTTGGGTGGAAAAAGCAGAATTTGCAACGGTGATAATGGACTATGAAGGAAGAGCATGTGATGTTATTTTCGGGGATGGCACCTCCATCAGCGCAACTGCTCATGGATCATATCAA ATTTATCCTCATGGTGGAGGTGTTCTTCATATTGATAAGGAAGGTGGGACGGTGTACACATCTCACCAGTCTCAGGAGCAATCAGAGAGGAACCCACTAGGCCAATATGTGATGAACCACAGAGCAGATATCCTATGTCATGTGACAGACCCCGAGGGGAACCACTTTCAA GTTAATGCAGATGGTCAGGTTACTATCACGGCTAATGTATCAGAAACAAAAGAGCCAGAGCCAGAAGCAGAGCTTCAACAGAATGCTGGCTTTAAAACACACCCACCCAG GTTATTTGTGGTGCATGAGGACTGTTCAGCCTCCGAGCTGCTGAGAGCTCAAGATGTGGAAGATCTCCTACAGAAGGCTTACTGTGACTCTTCTATCGCCGTCCTCACCGACCCACTACCAGACTCACAAC AATCATTTGGCAACACTCTGCTAAGGCCCTGCCCAGACGTCAACTCTCATTGGCTCTCATCCAAGCAAGACAATGACAACATTCCCACACACCTCAAATCCAGGAAATGGGAGTCATTCCCTGCATCTGAG AAGAAGACTCCAGGCCCCCCTTTTGGGACTACCCTTGGTTGTAGTCTTGAGTTGAAGGAAAAACCGCCAAAGTCTAGTTCCATCCGCATCCATCCGGTTTTGGAGTGCCCTGACGTGCTGCTGGTGCATCAGATGACCCAGCATCCACCTGTTACTGAAGCACTGCGCAGGAACCTACAAGACAAAGTCAAG GCGTATTTGGAGCAGCTGCTGCAGAGAGAGAATCAGTGGGAGAAGATGGAGCTGAAGGACCCACGTACAGCAGAGGAGAAAGTTCATCAGAACGATCTACTGCAGCTTGTACTG TCCCTTTCTGATGCTGTAGATCCCCCAGTTGCAATGGAGATAAGGCCTCTGTCAG CTGATGTGGCGTCTCTTTATACTCAAGCAGTGCGAGTAGCTCCACATCCCCACGAGCTACAGGaaaagagagaagagaaagttACCAAGTG TGTCAATAAAAAGAAGCAAAAGTCACTGTGGGAAAATAGGATTAACCAGCACAG GCAAGAACTCCAGGAGCAGAGAAGACACAGAAACACACTCAGACAAAATATCGTTACACCATACTTTCATCCTGAGCTGAAGGAAATGTCActctttacagatgaggctagTACAACCGTCTGA